A stretch of Clostridium formicaceticum DNA encodes these proteins:
- a CDS encoding ABC transporter substrate-binding protein: MKKTWKKAILLLVAMVLLVGCASSEGGNPTSTKEGDPIEITFYYPIAVGGALTSVIEKMAEDFMTENPDIKVTPVYTGSYAETMVKAQTAIQGNNAPELAVLSATELYTLLDMDAIIPLDELIAQDGGKEYIEDFYPAFLENSQTGGKTWSIPFQRSTIVLYYNKEAFREAGLDPEAPPKNWEELIAYAKKLTVKGNNGEAARWGVEIPSSGFPYWLFQGFALQNGKNLMNDDGKAVFFDTPENVEALQLWIDLAHKHGVMPKDIIEWATVPSNFIEEKSAMMYHTTGNLTNVKNNAGFEFGVAYMPAGKQYGSPTGGGNFYIFKDVPQEKQEAAWKFIKWVTEPERAAQWSIDTGYVAARASSYETAIMKDYVANFPQAAVARDQLEYASAELSTHNNGRVYKAINDHLQAAIVGDLTAAAALERAQKEAEGILAPFK; the protein is encoded by the coding sequence ATGAAAAAAACATGGAAAAAAGCAATTTTGCTATTGGTAGCAATGGTACTGTTAGTAGGTTGTGCATCAAGTGAAGGCGGGAATCCAACCAGCACCAAGGAAGGAGATCCTATAGAGATTACCTTTTATTATCCAATTGCTGTAGGCGGGGCTCTTACAAGTGTTATTGAAAAAATGGCAGAAGATTTTATGACAGAAAATCCTGATATTAAGGTGACCCCTGTCTACACAGGAAGCTATGCAGAGACAATGGTGAAGGCTCAAACAGCCATTCAAGGTAACAATGCTCCAGAACTAGCGGTACTATCAGCAACAGAGCTATATACTTTATTGGATATGGATGCAATCATTCCTTTAGATGAATTAATTGCTCAGGATGGTGGTAAGGAATATATTGAGGATTTTTATCCTGCCTTTTTAGAAAACTCTCAAACTGGAGGAAAAACCTGGAGTATCCCCTTTCAGAGAAGTACCATTGTTCTTTATTACAATAAAGAAGCCTTTAGAGAAGCAGGTCTAGACCCTGAAGCACCACCTAAAAATTGGGAGGAATTAATAGCTTATGCTAAGAAGTTGACAGTAAAGGGAAACAATGGTGAAGCAGCAAGATGGGGGGTTGAAATTCCTAGCTCTGGTTTTCCTTACTGGTTATTTCAAGGTTTTGCCTTGCAAAATGGCAAAAACTTAATGAATGATGATGGCAAAGCAGTTTTCTTTGATACACCAGAAAATGTGGAAGCACTTCAGTTGTGGATAGATTTAGCCCATAAACATGGTGTAATGCCTAAAGATATTATAGAGTGGGCTACAGTACCCTCCAACTTTATTGAAGAAAAAAGTGCTATGATGTATCATACAACAGGAAATTTAACCAATGTTAAAAATAATGCAGGTTTTGAATTTGGTGTGGCCTATATGCCAGCAGGTAAACAATATGGTAGTCCTACTGGAGGTGGAAACTTCTATATCTTCAAAGATGTACCTCAAGAAAAACAAGAGGCGGCGTGGAAGTTTATAAAATGGGTAACAGAACCAGAAAGAGCAGCACAATGGAGTATTGATACAGGATATGTAGCAGCAAGAGCTTCTTCCTATGAGACAGCTATTATGAAGGATTACGTAGCTAACTTCCCTCAGGCTGCTGTAGCCAGAGACCAGCTAGAATATGCTTCTGCTGAATTATCTACCCATAATAATGGACGTGTATATAAAGCAATTAATGACCATCTTCAAGCCGCTATTGTAGGAGATTTAACAGCTGCTGCCGCATTAGAAAGAGCACAAAAAGAAGCGGAGGGAATTTTGGCTCCCTTTAAATAA
- a CDS encoding glycerol-3-phosphate responsive antiterminator — protein sequence MFQQEEVIASVHNEEILKTALNISSIKTIFLMHGDILTLKNSIEEIQSVDKKVFLHVDFIQGLATDSKGLQYVAEVLKPEGIISTRGQVIQHAKKHSLLTIQRLFIIDSNALLSGIKNVKSSKPDAIEAMPGLMPRIIKELKKSTDLPIVAGGLIKSRDEIKEAFISGAVAVSLSAFETWFVEKKVLKKKGE from the coding sequence ATGTTTCAGCAGGAAGAAGTGATTGCATCTGTTCATAATGAGGAGATTCTTAAAACAGCATTAAATATCTCTAGTATTAAAACAATTTTTTTAATGCATGGAGATATCTTAACACTAAAGAATAGCATTGAAGAAATACAATCAGTAGATAAAAAGGTCTTTTTACACGTTGATTTTATACAGGGTTTAGCAACAGACAGTAAGGGATTACAGTATGTAGCAGAAGTACTAAAACCTGAAGGAATCATTAGTACCCGTGGACAAGTAATACAGCACGCTAAAAAACACAGTTTATTAACAATACAGCGTTTGTTCATTATTGATAGCAATGCTTTATTATCAGGGATTAAAAATGTAAAGAGCAGTAAACCAGATGCAATAGAGGCAATGCCTGGACTTATGCCCAGAATTATAAAAGAATTAAAGAAGTCCACTGATTTACCGATTGTTGCTGGAGGATTAATAAAAAGCAGGGATGAAATAAAAGAAGCATTTATTTCTGGTGCAGTGGCGGTTTCTTTAAGTGCATTTGAAACATGGTTTGTTGAAAAGAAAGTCCTAAAAAAGAAAGGGGAATAA
- a CDS encoding HAD-IIA family hydrolase, whose amino-acid sequence MKDYSTYIFDIDGTLIKQNKVLEGAIDYLKHLREGKKQILFATNTPLYTQAMLTKKLNRLGVYVEEKEIITPIDAANIYFKQEKKPISVLGIIHPKVVTKLTDLGWDIIHSKDFNKTRNYTYVLLGMYTKLTYLELVAGLQSLDRGAKLLVMNPDLFCPIKTGRIIDSGSLGGIYEECTGQEATVIGKPTYWMQKAIQDKLRCPLSQCLFIGDSPFTDMRMGREMGMDTLFLKSGINEFLSPSIQIDATYSFPSIKYIPYVNSSR is encoded by the coding sequence ATGAAGGACTACAGTACTTATATTTTTGATATTGATGGTACATTGATTAAACAAAACAAAGTTTTAGAAGGTGCTATTGATTATTTAAAGCATTTAAGAGAAGGCAAGAAGCAAATACTGTTTGCTACAAACACGCCCTTATACACACAAGCTATGCTAACTAAAAAGCTAAATCGTTTGGGGGTTTATGTAGAAGAAAAAGAGATTATCACGCCTATTGATGCTGCAAATATCTATTTTAAACAAGAAAAAAAACCTATATCTGTATTGGGAATTATCCATCCTAAAGTGGTGACAAAGCTGACTGATTTGGGGTGGGACATCATACATAGTAAGGATTTTAATAAAACACGAAATTACACCTATGTACTCTTAGGAATGTACACAAAACTAACTTACTTGGAGTTAGTAGCAGGATTACAGAGTTTAGATAGAGGGGCGAAATTACTTGTGATGAATCCCGATCTTTTTTGTCCTATTAAGACAGGTAGAATCATTGACAGCGGCTCTCTAGGGGGGATTTATGAAGAATGCACAGGACAGGAGGCTACTGTGATAGGAAAACCAACCTATTGGATGCAAAAAGCCATCCAGGATAAATTAAGATGTCCTTTAAGCCAGTGTTTATTTATTGGAGATTCTCCCTTCACCGATATGAGAATGGGTAGGGAAATGGGTATGGATACTTTGTTTTTAAAGTCCGGCATTAATGAGTTTTTAAGTCCATCAATACAAATCGATGCAACCTACTCGTTTCCAAGCATTAAATATATACCTTATGTTAATAGCAGTAGGTAG
- a CDS encoding radical SAM protein encodes MKIRDFLSLTYFGIKTILFKQKKPILGTIILTDYCNLSCKHCSVNNINKKMYAYANIKKEMETFYREGIRILFFCGGETLLWKDGERDIRDLIKEAKKIGFYIVNIVTNGTEDLHIPEADIIFLSLDGTKKTHDLIRGDTYDLIMKRLEDTEDCNICIYMAINKLNYREVEEVAALAKEHPKINSISFNFHTPYEGTEDLSLDREEKKEVVAKIKTMIKSQLPIFNLYSSLEAYLKNQWDRPCFQCIVSEDSKRYTCGRCVEIEGLCSECGYLFAVEFSLLFKGNIKIIYEMLKTYLRYV; translated from the coding sequence ATGAAGATAAGAGATTTTTTATCCTTGACTTACTTTGGTATAAAAACTATTCTTTTTAAACAGAAAAAGCCTATTCTAGGGACGATTATATTAACAGATTATTGTAATTTAAGCTGTAAACATTGTTCTGTAAATAATATAAATAAAAAGATGTACGCTTATGCCAATATTAAAAAAGAAATGGAGACCTTCTATAGAGAAGGGATCAGGATTCTGTTTTTTTGCGGCGGGGAAACTTTGCTTTGGAAGGATGGGGAAAGAGATATTAGAGATTTGATTAAAGAAGCAAAGAAAATTGGTTTTTATATCGTCAATATCGTTACCAATGGTACAGAGGACCTTCATATTCCTGAAGCAGATATCATCTTCTTAAGTCTTGACGGAACAAAGAAAACCCATGACCTCATCAGAGGAGATACTTATGACCTTATCATGAAAAGGTTAGAGGATACTGAAGACTGTAATATATGTATTTATATGGCAATAAATAAGCTAAACTACAGAGAGGTAGAGGAAGTGGCGGCGTTAGCAAAAGAGCATCCTAAAATCAATAGTATCTCCTTCAATTTCCATACCCCCTATGAAGGAACAGAAGACCTTAGTCTGGATAGGGAAGAAAAGAAGGAGGTTGTGGCTAAGATAAAAACCATGATAAAAAGCCAGCTGCCAATTTTTAATTTATATAGCTCTCTGGAGGCATATTTAAAGAATCAGTGGGATAGACCTTGTTTTCAATGTATTGTATCAGAGGACAGCAAAAGATATACATGTGGCAGATGTGTAGAGATTGAAGGTTTATGTAGTGAATGTGGTTACCTGTTTGCAGTGGAATTCTCTCTTTTGTTTAAAGGAAACATTAAAATTATCTATGAAATGTTGAAAACTTATCTGAGATATGTGTAA
- a CDS encoding coproporphyrinogen-III oxidase family protein: protein MITSFLRRTVLGKKEKFLFRGYQDGLIDFNAMEKEIGIYIHIPFCKNMCHYCPYNKVLYEENIALAYKEALKKELVLYKEKFKDKKITSIYIGGGTPTLLAEELKEILAWIKIHYHFQGDIGIEVHPTEVKRKLLKTLKEMEVNLISVGVQTFNDEMLQFLGRGYTSHEIDQALSLIKDFNFQCVDIDIMTNLPGQKIEDIQYDLEKTYAYSIDQLSVYPLILFPMTTMSKVLKEKKLSRFGELEERKILQMIDEVSKRWGYHRSSVWTYGKSSDNRYTSVTRESFVGFGAGASSHFGDYFYLNTFDVEAYIGALKEERLPINIVNLMTEKEKMIFWIFWRCYDGMIDGERFRELFHKDMKKGFKLLFDLLKYLKMAEEEGDQVILTEWGRYAYHFVEKQYSIHYLNYLWKKSMEEPWIEEISI from the coding sequence ATGATTACCAGTTTTTTACGGAGAACAGTATTAGGAAAAAAAGAAAAATTTCTATTTAGAGGATATCAAGATGGGTTAATAGACTTTAATGCTATGGAGAAGGAGATAGGGATTTATATACATATCCCCTTTTGCAAAAACATGTGTCATTATTGCCCGTATAATAAGGTTCTTTATGAAGAAAACATAGCTTTAGCATACAAGGAAGCACTTAAGAAAGAATTAGTTTTATATAAAGAAAAATTTAAAGACAAGAAAATTACCTCTATCTATATAGGAGGGGGTACGCCCACCCTTCTTGCAGAAGAGCTGAAGGAAATCCTTGCATGGATAAAAATTCATTACCATTTCCAAGGAGATATAGGTATAGAAGTTCATCCTACAGAAGTGAAGAGAAAGTTACTAAAAACATTGAAGGAAATGGAGGTCAACTTAATTAGTGTAGGAGTACAGACCTTTAATGATGAAATGCTGCAATTTCTAGGAAGAGGCTATACCTCTCATGAAATAGATCAGGCCTTATCTCTCATAAAGGATTTTAATTTTCAGTGTGTTGACATTGACATCATGACAAATCTACCTGGACAAAAGATTGAGGACATTCAATATGACCTAGAAAAGACCTACGCCTATAGTATAGACCAGCTTTCTGTATATCCTTTGATTCTTTTCCCCATGACAACAATGAGCAAAGTCCTAAAGGAAAAAAAGCTGAGTAGATTTGGAGAGTTGGAGGAGAGAAAAATTCTCCAGATGATTGATGAGGTTTCTAAAAGATGGGGATATCACAGGAGTTCCGTATGGACCTATGGGAAGTCTTCTGATAATAGATATACCTCTGTAACAAGGGAAAGTTTTGTAGGCTTTGGGGCAGGGGCCAGCTCTCATTTTGGAGATTATTTTTATTTAAATACTTTTGACGTAGAAGCTTATATAGGAGCTTTAAAGGAAGAACGACTGCCTATCAATATTGTAAACCTTATGACAGAAAAGGAAAAAATGATTTTTTGGATTTTTTGGAGATGCTATGACGGGATGATAGATGGAGAGAGGTTTAGAGAATTATTTCATAAAGACATGAAGAAGGGATTTAAATTGTTATTTGATTTGCTGAAGTATCTTAAAATGGCAGAGGAAGAAGGCGATCAAGTGATTTTAACAGAATGGGGGCGATATGCCTATCATTTTGTGGAAAAGCAGTATTCTATTCACTATTTAAACTACCTATGGAAAAAATCTATGGAGGAGCCGTGGATAGAAGAAATAAGTATATAA
- a CDS encoding helix-turn-helix transcriptional regulator: protein MNRDEFIKKVDAKLKLIRNEKNFTQDKMAEVIGISKKTLVQIEKERSTLGWTGAVAVCSIFKHSEVLQMTFGGDPQDIILSLAFSNHENSYEATLGGKVWWRDVEKTDKYRIQQNIISKHYRILDRQDRRICSSFEIEYLKKRLEEL from the coding sequence GTGAATAGAGATGAGTTCATTAAAAAGGTAGATGCAAAGTTAAAGTTGATTAGAAATGAAAAAAACTTTACTCAGGATAAAATGGCTGAGGTGATAGGCATATCGAAAAAAACCCTAGTACAGATAGAAAAAGAACGATCTACTTTGGGATGGACGGGGGCAGTAGCTGTATGTTCTATCTTTAAGCATAGTGAGGTCCTTCAAATGACCTTCGGAGGGGACCCTCAAGATATTATCCTATCTCTAGCCTTCTCAAACCATGAAAACAGCTATGAGGCTACCTTGGGAGGGAAAGTATGGTGGAGAGATGTTGAGAAAACCGATAAATATAGGATACAACAAAATATCATAAGTAAGCACTATAGAATACTGGATAGGCAGGATAGAAGAATATGTTCTTCTTTTGAAATTGAATACCTAAAGAAAAGATTAGAGGAATTATAA
- a CDS encoding trans-sulfuration enzyme family protein has protein sequence MKIGTKLIHNGNEIDKHTGALSIPIYQVSTFHQSDIDNPGEFNYSRSENPTRKALEETIAKLEGGFRGFAFSSGMAATSSVLSIFSSGDHIVVCEDVYGGTHRITSKFFSRFAVEVTFVNAGDLENIRKNIKENTKAIFLESPSNPLLKITDIRGAVKIAKEHGLLTIIDNTFMSPYLQRPIELGIDIVIHSATKFLGGHSDVVGGLVVVKSEDIAEKVYFVQNGFGAILGPQDSWLLLRGIKTLKVRMDYQQQNALQLAQWLEEQKGVEEVFYPGLENHPGKKLHFSQADGAGAVLSFKTTDLQTAKNFMKKVSIAAVAVSLGGVETIVSYPVQMSHAAIPRAERERLGITDTLIRVSLGLEDIEDLIEDFGKALL, from the coding sequence ATGAAAATAGGAACAAAACTTATCCATAATGGAAATGAAATTGATAAACATACAGGGGCTTTGAGTATTCCAATTTATCAGGTATCAACTTTTCATCAGTCCGATATAGACAATCCAGGGGAATTCAATTATTCTAGATCAGAAAATCCTACCCGTAAAGCCCTGGAAGAAACCATTGCAAAATTAGAAGGAGGATTTAGAGGTTTTGCCTTTTCTTCTGGCATGGCAGCTACTTCATCTGTACTTTCTATTTTTTCATCAGGAGATCATATTGTCGTATGCGAAGATGTTTATGGGGGAACCCATCGGATTACCAGTAAGTTTTTTAGTCGCTTTGCTGTGGAGGTAACTTTTGTTAATGCTGGTGATTTAGAGAATATAAGAAAAAATATTAAAGAAAATACGAAGGCTATTTTTTTAGAAAGCCCCTCTAATCCTTTGTTAAAAATCACAGATATAAGAGGTGCTGTGAAAATTGCAAAAGAGCATGGTTTGTTGACGATTATAGATAATACTTTTATGTCACCTTATCTTCAAAGGCCAATTGAACTAGGGATAGATATCGTCATTCACAGTGCTACTAAATTCCTAGGGGGACATAGTGATGTAGTGGGGGGATTAGTGGTTGTAAAAAGTGAAGATATAGCTGAAAAGGTTTATTTTGTACAAAATGGATTTGGTGCAATTTTAGGGCCGCAGGATTCTTGGCTATTACTAAGAGGTATAAAAACACTGAAGGTAAGAATGGATTATCAACAGCAAAATGCCTTGCAGCTTGCACAATGGCTTGAAGAGCAAAAAGGGGTAGAGGAAGTATTTTACCCTGGACTAGAAAATCATCCAGGCAAGAAACTTCACTTCTCACAGGCGGATGGGGCAGGTGCCGTGCTATCCTTTAAAACAACAGATCTTCAAACTGCTAAAAATTTTATGAAAAAAGTCAGCATAGCAGCGGTGGCGGTTAGCTTAGGAGGCGTTGAGACCATTGTATCTTATCCAGTGCAGATGTCCCATGCAGCAATTCCAAGAGCCGAAAGAGAAAGGCTTGGGATTACAGACACTTTAATCAGAGTTTCACTTGGCTTGGAAGATATAGAAGATCTTATAGAAGATTTTGGAAAAGCTTTGTTATAG
- a CDS encoding trans-sulfuration enzyme family protein, translated as MKKESLNIETRLVHGSKGGDVHTGAISFPIYQSATFKHPAVNESTGYDYSRVQNPTREELENTIAALEGGTAGFAFSTGMAAIATVFHLFSSGDHIIVSDDLYGGTYRLFEEICKKNGMEFSYIDTRNIENVYQSVKSNTRGIFIETPSNPMMKVTDIEAFSKFAKTNNIVFIVDNTFLTPYFQRPLALGADIVLHSGTKYLGGHNDTLAGFVVVKEEKMKEKIELLHKTIGAVLAPFDCWLILRGIKTLGIRMEKQQENAIKIANWLRGKEQVEKVYYVGLQDHEGYAVSQKQATGFGAMISFVVKKAALAEKILKNVKVISFAESLGGVESLITYPITQTHASIPEEIRKGLGIDEGLLRLSVGIEDVNDLINDLEQAIKGEE; from the coding sequence ATGAAAAAAGAATCTTTAAATATTGAAACAAGATTGGTACATGGCAGTAAGGGAGGGGATGTCCATACGGGAGCAATTAGTTTCCCTATTTATCAAAGTGCTACCTTTAAACATCCAGCGGTTAATGAATCTACAGGATATGATTATTCAAGAGTTCAAAACCCTACTAGGGAGGAACTTGAAAACACCATTGCTGCTCTTGAAGGTGGGACAGCGGGCTTTGCTTTTTCCACCGGTATGGCTGCTATAGCCACGGTATTTCATCTTTTTTCCTCAGGAGATCATATCATTGTTTCAGATGATTTATACGGGGGAACCTATAGATTATTTGAAGAGATATGTAAAAAAAACGGTATGGAATTTTCTTATATAGATACTAGAAACATAGAAAATGTTTATCAAAGTGTGAAAAGTAATACAAGAGGTATTTTTATTGAAACGCCTTCTAATCCTATGATGAAGGTAACGGATATTGAAGCCTTCAGCAAATTTGCAAAAACTAACAATATCGTGTTTATTGTGGATAATACCTTCTTAACCCCCTATTTCCAGCGGCCCTTAGCACTGGGTGCTGATATTGTCCTTCATAGCGGAACAAAATATCTTGGAGGGCACAATGATACGCTAGCGGGATTTGTGGTGGTAAAAGAGGAGAAAATGAAGGAAAAAATTGAACTTTTGCATAAGACCATTGGTGCAGTTTTAGCACCCTTTGACTGTTGGCTCATCCTTAGGGGCATAAAAACCCTTGGCATTAGAATGGAAAAACAGCAGGAAAATGCTATAAAAATTGCAAATTGGCTGAGGGGAAAAGAGCAAGTAGAGAAGGTCTATTACGTCGGTCTACAGGATCATGAAGGATATGCAGTGTCCCAAAAGCAAGCTACAGGTTTTGGAGCAATGATTTCCTTTGTAGTAAAGAAGGCTGCGTTGGCGGAGAAAATTTTGAAAAATGTGAAGGTGATTTCCTTTGCAGAAAGTCTTGGGGGTGTAGAAAGTCTTATCACTTATCCCATCACCCAGACCCATGCTTCGATTCCTGAGGAAATTCGGAAAGGACTTGGTATTGATGAAGGATTATTAAGATTATCAGTAGGGATCGAAGATGTCAATGACTTAATCAATGATCTTGAACAAGCCATAAAAGGGGAGGAATAA
- the xylB gene encoding xylulokinase, with translation MYFIGIDIGTTSVKIIATDENGNIVKSISKEYPLSFPKPLWSQQNPEDWWRQSISGFKELLDGLDKSEVKAVSFSGQMHGMVTLDENDQVVRPAILWNDQRTEKECEYLNKEIGRDKVSEWTGNIAITGFTAPKVLWLKENEPENFAAAKKIMLPKDYIAYKMSGVFATDMSDASGTLYLDVKNRKWSPEMLALLGISEEQLPSLYESYEVIGNIKPELAKELGLNEDVKIVIGGGDQAVAAVGGGVVGAGSCSLSLGTSGVVFTSNEEFFVDENNGLHSFCHANGKYHLMGVTLAAAASLKWWVEEVNKSEDFDGLLKEAEEAQIDDSLFYLPYLMGERTPHNDPNCRGTFIGINMTHERKHMTRAVLEGVAFSLRDTFEIMKEMGIEITDISISGGGAKSKLWCEIIADVLNVRVNKLNTNEGPAYGAAILASVGFGLFNRVEDACCKFIKVTESIHPDKENSQLYNKKYEKFRKIYPATKELFKQLI, from the coding sequence ATGTATTTTATAGGTATAGACATTGGAACGACATCGGTAAAAATCATTGCAACGGATGAAAATGGAAATATTGTTAAATCTATTAGCAAAGAATATCCATTATCTTTTCCTAAACCTCTTTGGTCTCAACAAAATCCAGAGGATTGGTGGAGGCAGTCTATAAGCGGATTCAAGGAGCTTTTAGATGGCTTAGATAAAAGTGAAGTGAAGGCAGTTAGTTTTAGTGGTCAAATGCATGGCATGGTTACTTTAGATGAAAATGATCAAGTGGTAAGACCAGCAATTCTTTGGAACGACCAAAGAACAGAGAAGGAATGTGAATACCTTAATAAGGAAATTGGTCGGGATAAAGTATCTGAGTGGACAGGGAATATAGCCATTACAGGATTTACTGCCCCAAAAGTGTTATGGTTGAAGGAAAATGAACCAGAAAACTTTGCTGCCGCCAAAAAAATTATGCTACCTAAGGATTATATCGCTTACAAAATGTCAGGTGTATTTGCCACAGATATGTCAGATGCATCAGGTACCCTATATTTAGATGTAAAAAACAGAAAGTGGTCACCGGAAATGCTAGCGCTTTTAGGGATTTCTGAGGAACAATTACCAAGCCTATACGAATCCTATGAAGTGATTGGGAATATAAAGCCTGAGCTTGCAAAAGAACTGGGATTAAATGAAGATGTAAAAATTGTTATTGGCGGTGGGGATCAAGCGGTTGCCGCTGTTGGTGGTGGCGTGGTTGGCGCTGGATCCTGTTCACTATCCCTAGGAACTTCAGGGGTTGTTTTTACATCAAACGAAGAATTTTTTGTAGATGAAAATAATGGTTTACACTCCTTCTGTCATGCAAATGGAAAGTACCACCTTATGGGAGTGACACTTGCTGCTGCTGCATCTTTGAAGTGGTGGGTTGAAGAAGTTAATAAATCGGAGGATTTTGATGGTTTATTAAAAGAAGCAGAGGAAGCACAGATCGATGATAGTTTATTTTATCTCCCCTATTTAATGGGGGAAAGAACGCCTCATAATGATCCTAATTGTAGAGGAACCTTTATTGGTATAAATATGACCCATGAAAGAAAACACATGACCCGGGCTGTGTTAGAGGGAGTGGCATTTTCCCTACGAGATACCTTTGAAATTATGAAGGAAATGGGCATTGAGATCACTGATATCAGTATTAGTGGCGGCGGTGCAAAGAGTAAACTTTGGTGTGAGATCATAGCTGATGTATTGAATGTAAGAGTAAACAAGCTTAATACCAATGAGGGTCCTGCATATGGTGCTGCAATATTAGCTTCCGTTGGATTTGGACTTTTTAATAGGGTTGAAGATGCTTGTTGCAAGTTTATTAAAGTAACTGAAAGCATTCATCCGGATAAGGAAAATAGCCAGCTTTATAATAAAAAATATGAAAAGTTTAGAAAAATTTATCCTGCAACAAAGGAGCTATTTAAGCAGCTTATTTAG
- a CDS encoding NAD(P)-dependent alcohol dehydrogenase, whose protein sequence is MNNKAVFMQGTNNMITREVPMPEVKDHEVLIKVDAVGICGSDVHYYQHGRIGDFVVEGDFILGHECAGEVVEVGKDVKNLVVGDRVALEPGKTCGKCEFCKGGKYNLCPEVEFFATPPYHGVFTNYVAHPEDMCFKLPENVSNVEGALVEPLAVGLHASAQGGVKLGDTVVIFGTGCIGLVSLLSCKAKGASKIIVVDILENRLEVAKKIGATDIINAREVDVLKKIEELTGGKGADVVIETAGAEATVKHTVDVLKIGGTIVLVGMTPKDETAFNFMKLMSKEGALKTVFRYRNLYPVAINAIASGAIDVKGIVSHEFDFDQTKEAFDFVVGNASDVVKAVIKIK, encoded by the coding sequence ATGAACAACAAAGCTGTTTTTATGCAAGGTACAAATAATATGATTACAAGAGAAGTTCCAATGCCTGAAGTAAAGGATCATGAGGTGCTTATCAAGGTAGATGCAGTTGGCATATGTGGATCGGATGTTCATTATTATCAACATGGAAGAATAGGTGACTTTGTTGTTGAGGGTGATTTTATTCTAGGACATGAATGTGCTGGAGAAGTTGTTGAAGTAGGTAAGGATGTAAAAAATCTTGTGGTAGGTGATCGCGTTGCCCTTGAACCAGGTAAGACCTGCGGAAAATGTGAGTTTTGCAAAGGTGGGAAATACAACCTTTGTCCAGAGGTAGAATTTTTTGCTACACCTCCTTATCATGGTGTATTTACTAACTATGTTGCCCATCCTGAAGATATGTGCTTTAAATTGCCAGAAAATGTATCCAATGTAGAAGGGGCTTTAGTAGAACCATTGGCGGTTGGGCTACATGCATCTGCTCAAGGTGGTGTAAAGCTAGGAGATACTGTTGTGATTTTTGGGACAGGGTGTATTGGTCTTGTGAGTTTGCTTTCCTGTAAAGCAAAAGGTGCTTCTAAAATTATTGTTGTGGATATACTAGAAAATAGACTTGAAGTTGCAAAAAAAATCGGTGCAACAGATATCATCAATGCAAGAGAGGTTGATGTTTTAAAGAAAATAGAGGAGTTAACGGGCGGCAAAGGTGCCGATGTTGTGATTGAGACTGCAGGTGCTGAGGCTACTGTAAAACATACAGTAGATGTGCTGAAAATCGGCGGAACCATTGTTTTAGTAGGCATGACACCTAAAGATGAAACAGCCTTTAACTTTATGAAGCTTATGAGTAAAGAAGGAGCGTTAAAGACGGTTTTCCGCTACAGAAACCTATATCCTGTTGCCATTAATGCGATTGCAAGTGGTGCCATTGATGTAAAAGGGATTGTAAGTCATGAATTTGATTTTGATCAGACGAAGGAAGCTTTTGATTTTGTTGTGGGTAATGCAAGTGATGTTGTAAAAGCTGTGATTAAGATTAAGTAA